A portion of the Gemmatimonas sp. genome contains these proteins:
- a CDS encoding rod shape-determining protein: MFWPFSKTNSFFPANAIAVDLGTANTLIYVKGEGIVLNEPSVVALDRETKKIKGVGLEAKRMLGRTPDGIMAVRPMKDGVIADFDVTEKMLRYFLTLVIDKHVFKVKPRVIVCVPSGITEVEKRAVRDSALGAGAKEVFMVTEPMAAAIGVGLPVESPTGNMVIDIGGGTTEIAVIALSGIVSDTSIRTGGDELDISIVQFMRKNYNLLIGEPTAEQIKIQIGSAYPVGEEREMEVKGRDLVSGIPKTVRVHSSEIREAVQEPIQQIVDAVRRALEITPPELASDIVDRGIVMTGGGALIRGLDVLLSQETGLPIHVDDDPLTCVVRGTGKILDDEEKYWSVLTT; the protein is encoded by the coding sequence ATGTTCTGGCCCTTCAGCAAGACGAATTCGTTTTTTCCGGCGAATGCCATCGCCGTTGACCTTGGCACCGCCAATACGCTGATCTACGTGAAGGGGGAGGGGATCGTGTTGAACGAACCCTCCGTTGTCGCGCTCGATCGGGAGACGAAGAAGATCAAGGGCGTAGGGCTTGAGGCCAAGCGCATGCTCGGGCGCACGCCCGATGGCATCATGGCGGTCCGGCCGATGAAGGACGGCGTCATTGCCGACTTCGACGTGACTGAGAAGATGCTGCGGTATTTCCTTACGCTCGTCATCGACAAGCACGTCTTCAAGGTGAAGCCACGCGTCATCGTGTGTGTGCCGTCGGGGATCACGGAAGTCGAGAAGCGCGCCGTACGTGACTCCGCGCTGGGTGCCGGCGCGAAGGAAGTGTTCATGGTGACGGAGCCCATGGCCGCCGCCATCGGCGTCGGCTTGCCGGTAGAGTCGCCCACCGGCAACATGGTCATCGATATTGGCGGCGGCACGACCGAAATTGCGGTGATTGCGTTGTCGGGTATCGTGAGCGACACGAGCATTCGCACGGGCGGCGACGAGCTGGACATCAGCATCGTGCAGTTCATGCGCAAGAACTATAACCTGCTCATCGGCGAACCCACGGCGGAACAGATCAAGATCCAGATCGGCTCGGCGTATCCGGTTGGCGAAGAGCGGGAGATGGAAGTGAAGGGGCGCGATCTGGTGTCGGGCATTCCGAAGACCGTGCGCGTGCACTCCAGCGAGATTCGCGAAGCGGTGCAGGAACCCATTCAGCAGATCGTGGACGCCGTACGCCGCGCGCTCGAAATCACGCCCCCCGAGTTGGCCTCGGACATCGTCGATCGCGGGATCGTCATGACGGGCGGCGGTGCCTTGATCCGCGGGCTCGATGTGTTGCTGTCGCAGGAGACCGGCCTCCCCATTCACGTCGACGACGATCCGCTCACGTGTGTCGTGCGCGGCACGGGCAAGATCCTCGACGACGAAGAGAAGTACTGGTCGGTCCTCACCACCTGA
- the ald gene encoding alanine dehydrogenase encodes MRIGVPKEIKTNENRVALVPAGAEALVAAGHEVFIETGAGIGSGFEDADYVGVGAQIVPDAATAWGKAELLLKVKEPIASEWQYLRRDLTLFTYFHFAADEQLTNAHLASGATCIAYETVELPNRDLPLLIPMSEVAGRMAVQEGAKYLEKLYGGRGVLLGGVPGVAPAKVVILGGGIVGVNAAKMAAGLGAKVVVLDLSLERLRYLSDVMPANVQLVHSNRHNILEQISTCDLVIGGVLIPGAKAPKLVRRADLARMRPGAVIVDVAVDQGGCVETIKPTTHENPTYTVDGIIHYGVANMPGAVPRTSTLALTNATLPYTLQLANKGWKQALKDNGALLKGLNMSSGKVTYQGVAEAFGMPLTEPSTFL; translated from the coding sequence ATGCGAATCGGGGTACCGAAAGAGATCAAGACCAACGAGAACCGTGTTGCCCTCGTCCCGGCCGGGGCCGAGGCGCTCGTTGCCGCTGGTCATGAGGTGTTCATCGAAACCGGTGCAGGCATTGGCAGCGGTTTCGAAGACGCGGACTACGTGGGCGTGGGCGCCCAGATCGTGCCCGATGCCGCCACGGCCTGGGGCAAGGCGGAGCTGCTGCTCAAGGTGAAGGAACCGATCGCTTCCGAGTGGCAGTACCTGCGACGCGACCTCACGCTGTTCACGTATTTCCATTTTGCCGCGGATGAACAGCTCACCAACGCGCATCTCGCCAGTGGGGCAACCTGCATTGCGTACGAGACCGTCGAGCTGCCCAATCGTGATCTGCCGCTTCTGATCCCCATGTCCGAAGTGGCGGGACGCATGGCGGTGCAGGAAGGCGCCAAGTACCTCGAGAAACTGTACGGGGGACGTGGCGTACTGCTCGGTGGCGTCCCCGGCGTTGCCCCGGCCAAGGTGGTCATTCTGGGCGGCGGCATCGTCGGCGTGAATGCCGCCAAGATGGCGGCAGGGTTGGGCGCCAAGGTCGTGGTCCTCGACCTCTCGCTCGAGCGCTTGCGCTACTTGAGCGACGTGATGCCGGCCAACGTGCAGCTCGTGCATTCCAACCGCCACAACATCCTGGAGCAGATCAGCACCTGCGATCTGGTCATTGGTGGCGTGCTCATTCCCGGCGCCAAGGCGCCCAAGCTGGTGCGTCGGGCTGATCTCGCCCGCATGCGCCCCGGGGCGGTCATCGTGGACGTGGCCGTCGATCAGGGCGGATGCGTGGAAACGATCAAGCCGACGACCCACGAGAATCCGACGTACACGGTGGACGGCATCATCCACTACGGCGTGGCGAACATGCCGGGTGCGGTCCCTCGGACCTCCACCCTGGCCCTGACGAACGCGACGCTGCCGTACACGCTGCAGCTGGCCAACAAGGGCTGGAAGCAGGCGCTCAAGGACAATGGTGCCCTGCTCAAGGGACTCAACATGTCTTCGGGGAAGGTGACCTATCAGGGGGTCGCCGAGGCCTTTGGTATGCCCCTGACCGAGCCGAGTACGTTCCTCTGA
- a CDS encoding pitrilysin family protein, with the protein MTTASAVTVAVIVVDVVDGTVVVAIGADSSGAEAPTLHRTDLPNGLTVLSEAVPGARSVAFGAWVRAATLHERPEVMGVSHLLEHMVFKGTRARSAQEIALSLETLGGALDAYTEREHTSYQARVLDEHLETAAEVIGDLIFHPLLRPEDLALERKVILEEISMVDDTPDDIIFDVHNRALWGDHPHGYAILGTRETVKALDVSHLRALHTSAYHPGRVVVAASGRVEHEQLLHVLQRTGWLDEVKGDCTPFPVDPVEAAGPHAEHVKRKDIGQVHVVLGGPGIAHGDPRRYAFALIDMLLGGGMSSRLFQRVREELGLAYSVHSFSGSYADTGSHGVYLASAPDSAQEALDAVRDVLREVASRGLSSAELAAGKRQLRGQLVLSMEGVSSRMYRAATTALYGEPYRTIDELMALVDAIDEDQVREVARDFFDPDRHILVSLGPKAVR; encoded by the coding sequence GTGACGACGGCGAGCGCGGTGACCGTGGCGGTGATCGTGGTGGACGTGGTGGACGGAACGGTGGTGGTCGCGATCGGCGCTGATTCTTCGGGCGCTGAGGCGCCCACGCTGCACCGTACGGATCTCCCCAATGGACTGACCGTGCTCTCGGAAGCCGTTCCGGGAGCGCGGTCGGTTGCTTTCGGGGCTTGGGTACGGGCCGCCACGTTGCACGAGCGCCCCGAGGTCATGGGTGTGTCACACCTTCTCGAGCACATGGTGTTCAAGGGGACGCGCGCCCGCAGCGCGCAGGAGATCGCGCTCTCGCTCGAGACACTCGGCGGCGCCCTCGACGCCTACACCGAACGCGAACACACGTCGTATCAGGCGCGCGTGCTCGATGAGCATCTCGAGACCGCCGCCGAGGTCATCGGCGACCTCATCTTCCATCCCTTGCTCCGTCCGGAGGATCTCGCCCTCGAGCGCAAGGTCATTCTGGAAGAGATCAGCATGGTCGATGACACCCCCGACGACATCATCTTCGACGTGCACAATCGTGCGCTGTGGGGCGACCACCCGCATGGGTATGCCATCCTCGGCACCCGAGAGACGGTCAAGGCGCTCGACGTGTCGCACTTGCGCGCGCTGCATACGTCGGCCTATCACCCAGGGCGCGTGGTCGTCGCGGCATCGGGACGGGTGGAGCACGAGCAGCTGCTCCACGTACTGCAGCGCACCGGGTGGCTTGATGAGGTAAAGGGCGATTGCACACCCTTCCCGGTCGATCCCGTCGAAGCGGCGGGGCCGCATGCCGAGCATGTGAAGCGGAAGGACATCGGGCAGGTGCACGTCGTCCTGGGGGGGCCGGGTATCGCCCACGGCGACCCCCGACGCTATGCCTTCGCGCTCATCGACATGTTGCTCGGCGGCGGAATGAGCTCGCGTCTGTTTCAGCGGGTGCGCGAGGAACTGGGGCTGGCGTACAGCGTCCACAGCTTCTCGGGGTCCTACGCCGACACCGGTTCCCATGGCGTGTACCTCGCCAGCGCACCGGACAGCGCCCAGGAGGCGCTGGATGCAGTGCGTGACGTCCTGCGTGAGGTGGCAAGCCGAGGGCTCTCCAGCGCCGAACTGGCGGCCGGCAAGCGGCAGCTTCGTGGACAGTTGGTGCTGTCCATGGAAGGGGTCTCCTCCCGCATGTACCGCGCGGCCACCACGGCCCTGTACGGTGAACCGTACCGTACGATCGACGAGCTTATGGCGCTCGTGGACGCCATTGACGAAGATCAGGTGCGCGAAGTGGCGCGCGACTTCTTCGATCCGGATCGACACATCCTCGTCAGCCTCGGCCCCAAGGCCGTTCGCTGA
- a CDS encoding polyribonucleotide nucleotidyltransferase — MHRIERTFAGRPLVIETGRMAKQAAGSAVVQFGETMVLAAVTVSDNQSPLPFFPLTVEYKEKTYAAGKIPGGFIKREGRPHDHEILAARIIDRSIRPLFPEGFKNEVQVFIYVISADQENDADVLALLAASFALNASKIPFLGPIAGVRVGRVQGHWVLNPTFQQVAFSDMELVVAGSKDSIVMVEGGALEVSEEDVLESLRLSHDGIRELIAMQDELLGKVQQPKMSWTKAETPEGVATKVKELAAGRIREALNQKDKHTRIEAVERTKKELAEGLLVEFPDNAKDIHTILGDVEYHELRAQVLDTNLRVDGRKPNEVRAITIDNGVLPRAHGSSLFTRGQTQALVAATLGTAKDAQRLDSIKEAGEVTRSFMLHYNFPPFSTGEVRPMRGTSRREIGHGNLAERALQGVLPDFADFPYTIRIVSDVLESNGSSSMASVCGGSLALFDAGVPMKAAVAGVAMGLIKEGKKYAILTDILGTEDHLGDMDFKVAGTKDGITSIQMDIKIEGLDLKIMEEALSQAKEGRLHILGEMDKALATPRAELSKYAPRIVTVQIPVDKIGELIGPKGKNIRGIQEETGAELTVDDDGTVTIAAVGGESMERAKQMVMAITAEPVVGETYEGTVKTVTAFGAFVEIMPGTEALLHVSEMKWERVEKPEDVCKKGDRVTVKLVDRDERGRLRLSMKALLPKPEGMPDEPQGERPRRDDGERGDRGGDRGGRGGRNGGGRDRR; from the coding sequence ATGCATCGAATCGAGCGGACGTTCGCTGGTCGCCCCCTGGTCATCGAGACCGGACGTATGGCGAAGCAGGCGGCGGGTTCCGCAGTGGTCCAGTTCGGCGAGACCATGGTGCTCGCCGCCGTCACCGTGAGCGACAATCAGAGTCCGCTCCCGTTCTTCCCGCTCACGGTCGAGTACAAGGAAAAGACTTACGCCGCGGGCAAGATCCCGGGCGGCTTCATCAAGCGCGAAGGGCGCCCGCACGATCACGAGATCCTCGCGGCGCGCATCATCGATCGCTCGATCCGGCCGCTCTTCCCGGAAGGCTTCAAGAACGAAGTGCAGGTGTTCATCTACGTCATCTCCGCCGATCAGGAGAACGATGCGGATGTGCTCGCGCTCCTGGCGGCCTCGTTTGCACTGAACGCCTCGAAAATCCCGTTTCTCGGCCCCATCGCCGGCGTGCGCGTTGGCCGCGTGCAGGGGCACTGGGTACTCAACCCCACCTTCCAGCAGGTCGCGTTCTCCGACATGGAGCTGGTCGTGGCCGGCTCAAAGGATTCCATCGTGATGGTGGAAGGCGGGGCGCTCGAGGTGTCCGAAGAGGACGTGCTGGAGTCGCTGCGTTTGTCGCACGACGGCATCCGTGAGCTCATTGCCATGCAGGACGAACTGCTCGGCAAGGTGCAGCAGCCCAAGATGTCGTGGACGAAGGCGGAGACGCCGGAAGGCGTGGCGACGAAGGTCAAGGAGCTCGCGGCCGGTCGCATTCGCGAAGCGCTCAACCAGAAGGACAAGCACACGCGCATCGAGGCCGTGGAGCGCACCAAGAAGGAACTCGCCGAAGGGCTGTTGGTTGAGTTCCCCGATAATGCCAAGGACATTCACACCATCCTTGGCGACGTCGAGTACCACGAGTTGCGCGCCCAGGTGCTCGACACCAACCTGCGTGTCGACGGCCGCAAGCCAAACGAAGTGCGTGCGATCACAATCGACAACGGTGTGCTGCCGCGTGCCCACGGGTCGTCCCTGTTCACGCGCGGGCAGACGCAGGCGCTTGTCGCCGCGACGCTCGGCACGGCCAAGGATGCGCAGCGCCTCGACTCCATCAAGGAAGCCGGTGAAGTCACGCGCTCGTTCATGCTGCACTACAACTTCCCGCCGTTCTCAACGGGTGAAGTGCGACCCATGCGTGGCACCAGCCGCCGAGAGATCGGACACGGCAACCTCGCCGAGCGGGCGCTGCAGGGCGTACTCCCCGACTTTGCCGACTTCCCCTACACCATCCGCATCGTCTCCGACGTGCTCGAGTCCAACGGCTCCTCGTCGATGGCCTCGGTGTGTGGCGGCTCGCTCGCGCTGTTCGATGCCGGCGTGCCCATGAAGGCGGCCGTGGCCGGGGTGGCCATGGGGCTGATCAAGGAAGGCAAGAAGTACGCGATCCTCACCGACATCCTTGGCACCGAAGACCACCTCGGCGACATGGACTTCAAGGTGGCCGGTACAAAGGACGGCATCACCTCCATTCAGATGGACATCAAGATCGAGGGGCTCGACCTCAAGATCATGGAGGAGGCCCTGTCGCAGGCGAAGGAAGGCCGCCTGCACATCCTGGGCGAGATGGACAAGGCGCTGGCCACACCGCGCGCCGAACTCTCCAAGTACGCCCCGCGCATTGTCACGGTGCAGATCCCGGTCGACAAGATCGGGGAGCTCATTGGTCCCAAGGGCAAGAACATCCGCGGCATTCAGGAGGAAACCGGCGCCGAGCTCACCGTCGATGACGACGGGACGGTCACCATCGCTGCGGTGGGTGGCGAGAGCATGGAGCGCGCCAAGCAGATGGTCATGGCCATCACCGCTGAACCGGTGGTGGGCGAGACCTACGAGGGCACGGTCAAGACGGTGACGGCGTTCGGCGCCTTCGTCGAAATCATGCCCGGCACCGAGGCGCTCCTCCACGTGTCGGAGATGAAGTGGGAGCGTGTCGAGAAGCCCGAGGACGTGTGCAAGAAGGGTGATCGGGTCACGGTCAAGCTGGTCGATCGCGACGAGCGCGGGCGCCTGCGGTTGAGCATGAAGGCCCTGCTGCCGAAGCCGGAAGGCATGCCCGATGAGCCGCAGGGCGAGCGTCCGCGTCGTGACGACGGCGAGCGCGGTGACCGTGGCGGTGATCGTGGTGGACGTGGTGGACGGAACGGTGGTGGTCGCGATCGGCGCTGA
- the rpsO gene encoding 30S ribosomal protein S15, producing MAFDKATTIDKYRAHEGDTGSTRVQIALLTERINYLTGHFRTHAKDHHGRRGLLKMVGKRRRLLDYLKRTDVQQYRTLVQDLGLRY from the coding sequence ATGGCGTTCGACAAGGCTACCACGATCGACAAGTACCGGGCCCACGAAGGGGACACCGGTTCGACCCGCGTACAGATCGCCCTCCTGACGGAGCGCATCAACTACCTGACGGGTCACTTCCGTACGCACGCGAAGGACCATCATGGTCGCCGCGGCCTCCTCAAGATGGTCGGCAAGCGCCGCCGTTTGCTGGACTATTTGAAGCGTACGGACGTGCAGCAGTATCGCACGCTCGTGCAAGACCTTGGGCTCCGCTACTAA
- a CDS encoding serine/threonine-protein kinase has product MPERYLGRTIGKYRVTRHLGTGAFSWVYEAVDLDLEIPVALKILRPEFAGQDLAESRFRKEAATAARLRHPNIVTVRDVGQVDGAAFVAMDLYPLTLGRRLALVGRLPEPEVVRLGIGMAAALAVAHASQIVHRDIKPDNILLDQGGEAIVADFGLARALAAESLGDTNQVQGTPHYFSPEQARGKELDGRSDLYAVGVTLYRAATGKLPFEGDDWYAVARCHIETPPRPPRDLVPELTPEFDALVRRLLAKDPADRIPNAVQLVDALAALPTAPDGSAGLSRLGSNTVDAFRVSPPTPRRFWPAAAIVIVGGVIGWIAWERQVRGAGLGPAPTVAVAADSARSVPVTVDSPPPVPPVADSTPATAATPVKRAVAALPRTVRIEVTTLDSAVIYADNRQVGIGRWSADVAVSPRLSLRAVVPDAPTTCRTALRDTVLTALRAGQRFSIDLPVRGCAVVRYRVEPRDARVQFAPVEGGRAYETRADSVESYSLPWGKYVMRISAPYCIVFSDTVVVHRNGGEAVVPRKLVCS; this is encoded by the coding sequence GTGCCAGAACGTTACCTGGGGCGTACCATCGGGAAGTACCGTGTCACCCGCCATTTGGGGACAGGGGCCTTTTCGTGGGTTTACGAGGCCGTCGATCTCGACCTCGAGATCCCGGTCGCCCTCAAGATCCTGCGCCCCGAGTTCGCCGGACAAGACCTCGCCGAAAGCCGCTTCCGCAAGGAAGCCGCTACGGCGGCTCGCCTCCGGCATCCCAATATTGTCACGGTCCGAGACGTGGGACAGGTGGACGGGGCAGCGTTCGTGGCCATGGACCTCTACCCGCTCACCCTCGGGCGTCGCCTTGCCTTGGTGGGTCGCCTGCCCGAACCCGAGGTCGTGCGCCTGGGGATCGGCATGGCCGCCGCCCTCGCCGTGGCACATGCCAGCCAGATCGTCCACCGTGACATCAAGCCCGACAACATCCTGCTCGATCAGGGTGGCGAGGCGATCGTGGCCGATTTCGGCCTGGCCCGTGCCTTGGCGGCTGAGTCGCTGGGCGACACCAATCAGGTCCAGGGCACCCCGCACTACTTCAGCCCAGAACAGGCGCGGGGCAAGGAACTCGACGGTCGGAGTGACCTGTACGCGGTTGGGGTCACCCTCTACCGGGCTGCCACCGGGAAGCTCCCGTTCGAGGGGGATGACTGGTACGCGGTGGCCCGTTGCCACATTGAGACACCGCCCCGCCCGCCGCGCGACCTCGTACCGGAACTCACCCCCGAGTTCGACGCGCTGGTTCGGCGCCTGCTGGCGAAAGACCCGGCAGACCGGATACCCAATGCCGTCCAGCTCGTAGATGCTCTGGCGGCGCTCCCCACGGCACCCGACGGGAGTGCCGGGCTGTCACGCCTCGGTTCCAATACTGTCGACGCCTTCCGTGTCTCCCCTCCCACGCCACGCCGATTTTGGCCCGCGGCGGCCATCGTGATCGTGGGTGGGGTCATTGGCTGGATTGCCTGGGAACGGCAGGTTCGCGGCGCCGGCCTCGGCCCGGCCCCCACGGTTGCCGTGGCCGCAGACAGCGCCCGATCCGTACCGGTAACCGTCGATTCGCCCCCGCCGGTTCCACCCGTGGCCGATTCCACCCCCGCCACGGCGGCCACCCCGGTCAAACGGGCCGTGGCCGCACTGCCGCGTACGGTGCGGATCGAGGTGACCACCCTCGACTCGGCTGTGATCTACGCCGACAATCGGCAGGTGGGCATCGGACGCTGGTCCGCCGATGTGGCGGTCTCCCCCCGCCTCTCGCTGCGTGCCGTCGTCCCCGACGCGCCGACCACATGCCGCACCGCCCTTCGCGATACCGTGCTGACCGCACTCCGCGCGGGACAGCGATTCTCGATCGATCTGCCGGTGCGCGGATGTGCGGTCGTACGCTATCGGGTAGAACCGCGCGACGCGCGGGTTCAGTTCGCTCCCGTTGAGGGCGGCCGTGCATACGAAACGCGCGCCGACAGCGTCGAATCGTACTCCCTCCCGTGGGGAAAGTACGTCATGCGTATTTCGGCCCCGTATTGCATCGTCTTTTCCGACACCGTGGTCGTGCATCGCAACGGCGGGGAGGCCGTGGTTCCACGCAAGCTCGTGTGCAGCTGA
- the rseP gene encoding RIP metalloprotease RseP, with product MASLSVYIAPLLVFGLVVFVHELGHFVAAKLCGVYAPVFSLGWGRRLFGWKRGETDYRVSLIPLGGFVRMASRDDDALAGIEGGEADRGSLESVPKQPDGVPAALWDPQGMAPFGPKAVPAERWVESKSAMARIFILSAGVIMNILLTMSVTSGLYYTYGNRYVPAVIDSIVPGAPAAAAGVQAGDRIVAINGDSVRAWDEVLARVSPVTSGTVQFDLLRGTERVQAIIAPQVVDAQDPVTGAATKVGRVGMMVRDSVVRESVSLAQATASGTKATWAMARNIVTVLGGLVTGEVSAKNLGGPIQIARTSVQAARNGAETLWSLIAFLSLNIAILNLVPIPVLDGGQIVLVIAERIKGSTFSMRTREAFARVGVLAVLALIILVTFNDLRSVFTQ from the coding sequence ATGGCCTCACTGTCAGTCTATATCGCGCCGTTGCTGGTCTTCGGCCTTGTCGTGTTCGTTCACGAATTGGGCCACTTCGTGGCTGCGAAGCTGTGTGGTGTATACGCCCCGGTGTTTTCGCTGGGGTGGGGGCGTCGCCTGTTCGGCTGGAAGCGTGGCGAAACGGATTATCGGGTGTCGCTCATTCCGCTGGGCGGCTTCGTACGCATGGCCTCACGCGACGACGATGCCCTGGCGGGGATCGAGGGCGGGGAGGCCGATCGTGGCTCGCTCGAGAGCGTCCCGAAGCAACCAGACGGGGTACCGGCCGCGCTGTGGGATCCCCAGGGAATGGCGCCATTTGGTCCAAAGGCCGTGCCGGCCGAGCGATGGGTAGAGAGCAAGTCCGCGATGGCGCGCATCTTCATCCTGTCGGCCGGCGTCATCATGAACATCCTGCTCACGATGTCGGTAACAAGCGGCTTGTACTACACCTACGGAAACCGCTACGTGCCTGCCGTGATCGACTCCATCGTACCCGGCGCGCCGGCTGCGGCGGCTGGCGTACAGGCCGGCGACCGGATCGTGGCAATCAACGGCGACAGCGTGCGCGCATGGGATGAGGTCCTCGCTCGTGTGTCCCCCGTGACGAGCGGAACCGTACAGTTCGACCTGCTGCGTGGCACCGAGCGTGTACAGGCCATCATTGCGCCCCAAGTGGTGGATGCGCAGGACCCCGTCACCGGGGCGGCCACGAAGGTCGGTCGCGTCGGCATGATGGTTCGCGATTCGGTGGTACGCGAGTCCGTATCGCTGGCGCAAGCGACGGCGAGCGGCACCAAAGCCACGTGGGCCATGGCGCGCAATATCGTGACCGTGCTGGGCGGACTCGTCACCGGTGAGGTATCGGCGAAGAACCTCGGGGGGCCCATCCAGATCGCGCGCACGTCGGTGCAGGCGGCACGCAACGGCGCGGAGACGCTCTGGTCGCTGATCGCGTTCCTCAGTCTGAACATCGCCATCCTCAACCTCGTGCCCATCCCCGTCCTCGATGGCGGACAGATCGTGCTGGTCATTGCCGAGCGCATCAAGGGCAGCACCTTCAGCATGCGGACGCGTGAAGCGTTCGCACGGGTGGGTGTGCTGGCGGTGCTCGCCTTGATCATTCTGGTGACGTTCAACGATCTCCGATCGGTATTCACGCAGTGA
- the dxr gene encoding 1-deoxy-D-xylulose-5-phosphate reductoisomerase: MGHAPAAEPVGVALLGATGSIGTSALRVLARQPARFVPVALTANGNLAALQEQVERFSPAYVGLVQSCPDAPATWGRGPDCLVEAATRPEAAIVINAVVGAAGLPATLAALRCGKRVALANKETLVVAGDIVTSTAREHGGELVPVDSEHSAILQCLAGRQPHEVRRLMLTASGGPFRTWPAERIATATRSDALKHPTWQMGSKITIDSATLANKALEVIEAHHLFGVPYDRIDVVVHPQSIIHSFVEFVDGSVLAQMGVPSMELPILYALTWPERVPDSGVPSFDPVALGGLTFEAVRHEQFPMLGLGIAAGRRGGAAPAVFNAANEEAVAQFLAGHLSFGGIAARVADALQELGGSSGDTLDALLAADAAARRHVRSRIVAEL; the protein is encoded by the coding sequence ATGGGCCACGCGCCGGCCGCCGAGCCGGTCGGTGTTGCCCTGCTGGGGGCAACCGGCTCAATCGGCACCAGTGCGCTGCGCGTGTTGGCCAGGCAGCCGGCGCGGTTCGTACCGGTCGCCCTCACGGCCAACGGGAACCTTGCGGCGCTACAGGAGCAGGTGGAGCGTTTCTCGCCGGCCTATGTTGGGCTGGTGCAATCGTGCCCCGACGCGCCGGCAACCTGGGGGCGTGGCCCTGATTGCCTCGTCGAGGCGGCCACACGCCCTGAGGCCGCCATCGTCATCAATGCCGTGGTCGGCGCTGCCGGGCTACCGGCCACGCTTGCCGCACTGCGCTGCGGGAAGCGGGTCGCACTGGCGAACAAGGAAACGCTCGTCGTAGCCGGTGACATCGTCACGAGCACGGCCCGCGAACATGGCGGCGAACTGGTGCCCGTGGACAGCGAGCATTCTGCCATTCTCCAGTGCCTGGCCGGACGTCAGCCACACGAGGTCCGGCGGCTCATGCTCACGGCCTCCGGCGGCCCGTTCCGCACGTGGCCCGCCGAACGCATCGCCACGGCCACCCGGAGCGATGCGCTCAAGCATCCGACCTGGCAGATGGGCAGCAAGATCACCATCGACAGCGCCACGCTGGCAAACAAGGCGCTGGAGGTGATCGAGGCGCATCACCTGTTTGGCGTGCCGTACGACCGCATTGACGTCGTCGTGCATCCGCAGAGCATCATACACTCGTTCGTGGAATTCGTTGATGGCAGTGTGCTCGCCCAGATGGGGGTGCCGAGCATGGAGTTGCCCATCCTGTACGCTCTCACCTGGCCGGAACGCGTGCCCGACAGTGGCGTACCATCATTCGATCCGGTCGCGCTGGGCGGCCTCACGTTCGAGGCGGTACGCCACGAGCAGTTTCCCATGCTCGGCCTGGGGATCGCGGCCGGACGCCGGGGCGGAGCGGCCCCGGCGGTGTTCAATGCGGCGAACGAAGAAGCGGTGGCGCAGTTTCTCGCGGGGCATCTGAGCTTTGGCGGTATCGCCGCGCGGGTGGCTGACGCGTTGCAGGAGCTGGGTGGATCCTCTGGCGACACGCTCGACGCGCTGCTCGCGGCCGATGCCGCCGCGCGTCGTCATGTCCGGTCTCGTATTGTGGCGGAGTTGTAG
- a CDS encoding phosphatidate cytidylyltransferase, translated as MNELGRRVLVALIGVPLAIGIIWIGGAPLATLLGALAGVGAWEFYRLAREGGATPLVVLGVIAAALVPIAVHGEVLGVLRIPLYAWILPVLFVLGVAIWLRGVDGKPLGAASTTVYGVLYTGGTLAFGYALRYHNYAVGDTAGALAVLFPVVLTWASDTGAYFSGRLIGGRRLMPSVSPGKTVAGAVGAIVVTVAATYAFVHGLLVPRAQLAFTPWGLVLFGAAISVVAQVGDLAESLLKREAGVKDSGTLFPGHGGVLDRLDSLFFVLPAAYALYDWLLIPAPGGR; from the coding sequence GTGAACGAACTCGGTCGTCGCGTCCTTGTGGCGCTCATTGGTGTGCCACTTGCCATCGGGATCATCTGGATCGGGGGGGCGCCACTCGCCACCCTGCTCGGCGCGCTCGCCGGGGTCGGAGCGTGGGAGTTCTATCGCCTCGCTCGGGAAGGTGGCGCAACACCGCTCGTCGTCCTCGGCGTGATCGCCGCGGCGCTCGTGCCGATCGCCGTGCACGGTGAGGTGTTGGGGGTCCTGCGCATCCCGCTCTACGCGTGGATTCTTCCCGTGCTGTTCGTGCTGGGCGTCGCCATCTGGTTGCGCGGAGTCGATGGCAAGCCGCTGGGCGCGGCCAGCACGACGGTGTACGGTGTGTTGTATACGGGCGGAACGCTCGCCTTCGGTTATGCACTGCGCTATCACAACTACGCGGTGGGTGATACTGCGGGAGCGTTGGCCGTCCTGTTTCCGGTGGTGCTCACCTGGGCCAGCGACACCGGGGCGTACTTCAGCGGGCGGCTCATCGGCGGACGCAGGCTCATGCCCAGTGTGAGCCCGGGGAAAACCGTGGCGGGAGCCGTCGGCGCGATCGTGGTAACCGTGGCGGCTACCTACGCGTTCGTGCACGGCCTGCTTGTTCCGCGTGCCCAGCTGGCATTTACCCCGTGGGGCCTTGTCCTCTTCGGCGCCGCCATCAGTGTGGTCGCGCAGGTCGGCGATCTCGCCGAGTCACTCCTCAAGCGAGAGGCCGGCGTCAAGGACAGCGGCACACTGTTCCCGGGTCACGGCGGCGTCCTCGACCGCCTCGACTCGCTCTTTTTCGTGCTGCCGGCGGCCTATGCACTGTACGACTGGCTGCTGATTCCCGCGCCGGGGGGGCGATGA